In Paenibacillus kyungheensis, the following are encoded in one genomic region:
- a CDS encoding DUF1292 domain-containing protein, translating into MSNHNNFPIELGQFRDDLGLLEDEAFQKGFLILDEQGNEHDMMIVKTFTYDQIPYALLLHKEPSPLDGTILRVEYDEGEDEFFLNHITDDEEWQRMGQVYEVIIQLNKDNPPASSNVE; encoded by the coding sequence ATGAGTAACCACAACAACTTTCCGATCGAACTAGGGCAATTCCGCGATGATCTTGGATTGCTAGAAGACGAAGCATTTCAAAAAGGGTTTCTCATTTTGGATGAACAAGGTAATGAACATGATATGATGATCGTCAAAACATTTACGTATGATCAGATTCCGTATGCTCTTTTGTTACATAAAGAACCTTCACCGTTAGATGGTACGATTTTACGAGTGGAGTATGATGAGGGAGAAGACGAATTTTTCTTGAATCATATTACTGATGATGAAGAATGGCAACGTATGGGACAAGTGTATGAAGTGATTATTCAGTTGAATAAAGACAATCCTCCTGCATCATCAAATGTAGAATAA
- a CDS encoding dihydrolipoyl dehydrogenase family protein, producing MNKQYDLIVIGTGSAGAGVATACSKEDWKVAIIDSRAYGGTCALRGCDPKKVLVGAAEIIDWNERMQGKGIQHQPTINWADLMAFKETFVEEIPPAHEKKLQEAGVDTFHGFASFVSEDTVQVGDDQLTGKHILIATGAKPAPLSIEGEQYLANSDDFLNLEQLPSTIVFVGGGYISMEFAHIAVRAGAEVHIVHHGDQPLGKFDPDLVDELVERSRELGIQFHLNTEIESITQLADQQYKVTATQKSDQQKQSIEIECGLVVHGAGRVANIDQLQLDQANIASEKQGITVNEYLQSTSNPRVYAAGDVAATKGLPLTPIASMESQAVRTNLLQDNVQIPDYKVMPSIVFTIPKLASVGMTAEEAQKLGDHIKINDMDTSSWYTYKRTNEKHTRIKVIIDTKARKVLGAHILSGEADDLINHFATAIQFDLNIDEWKKTIYGYPTAMSDLSYFLEE from the coding sequence ATGAACAAACAATATGATCTCATTGTCATCGGCACAGGTAGCGCAGGAGCGGGTGTAGCCACCGCTTGTAGCAAGGAGGACTGGAAGGTAGCAATTATCGATTCTAGAGCTTACGGTGGCACGTGTGCGCTTCGTGGATGTGATCCGAAGAAAGTATTGGTAGGTGCCGCTGAGATTATCGATTGGAATGAACGGATGCAAGGCAAAGGCATACAACACCAGCCTACGATTAACTGGGCAGATCTGATGGCATTTAAAGAAACATTTGTAGAAGAGATTCCACCAGCACATGAGAAAAAGTTACAAGAAGCAGGAGTAGATACTTTTCATGGATTCGCTTCATTTGTGAGTGAGGATACAGTTCAAGTCGGAGACGATCAGCTTACAGGTAAACATATTCTGATTGCTACAGGTGCAAAGCCTGCTCCATTATCGATCGAAGGCGAGCAATATTTAGCCAATAGCGATGATTTTCTTAATTTAGAACAATTGCCATCTACTATTGTATTTGTAGGTGGAGGTTATATATCGATGGAATTTGCGCATATCGCTGTGAGAGCAGGGGCAGAAGTACATATTGTCCATCATGGAGATCAGCCGTTAGGCAAATTCGATCCTGATCTGGTCGATGAATTGGTCGAGCGTTCACGTGAATTAGGCATTCAATTTCATCTGAATACCGAGATTGAATCTATCACACAACTAGCAGATCAACAGTATAAAGTAACAGCGACGCAGAAATCGGATCAACAAAAGCAATCTATAGAGATAGAATGTGGATTGGTGGTGCATGGTGCGGGTCGTGTAGCGAATATCGATCAGCTTCAGCTAGATCAAGCCAATATCGCTTCAGAGAAACAAGGCATTACAGTCAACGAATATTTGCAAAGTACCAGTAATCCACGTGTCTATGCCGCCGGAGATGTCGCTGCAACCAAAGGATTACCGTTAACACCAATAGCAAGTATGGAATCTCAAGCTGTACGTACGAATTTGCTTCAAGATAATGTACAAATACCGGATTACAAAGTGATGCCAAGTATTGTATTTACTATTCCCAAATTGGCATCGGTCGGTATGACGGCTGAAGAAGCGCAAAAGTTAGGAGATCATATCAAAATTAACGATATGGACACCTCCTCATGGTACACCTACAAACGAACAAATGAAAAGCATACCCGTATCAAAGTAATTATAGATACGAAAGCTAGAAAAGTGCTGGGTGCTCATATTTTAAGTGGGGAAGCAGATGATTTGATTAACCATTTTGCGACAGCGATCCAATTCGATCTTAATATTGATGAGTGGAAAAAAACAATCTATGGTTATCCAACTGCGATGTCAGATCTTTCGTATTTTTTGGAAGAGTAA